The genomic window ACCATATTATTTCCTGAATCTTAATTCATTTGTCAAGCAGCGATTGATTGAATTCACTTTTGGGGGAGCCACATGAAACGTTTTAGCATTCTTCGGTATCTATGGCTGACTTCTATTGTACTTGGCGTGAGTGGTTGCGCCCATTGGGTTTACCCCGTTACCGAGCGCTCAACTGAAGTGTTTCATATCGAGACAAGTGACGGGTGGAGTATTGCGATTCACCACTACGCACCGCGCGGTTCAACCAAGCAGTCCACTCCCGTTTTATTGTGCCATGGAATCAGCAGCAACAAATACAACTGGGACCTTAACGACGAGTATAGTTTTCCCGATTACATCGCATCCAAAGGTTTTGATACCTACGTGGTTGAGCTACGAGGTTCAGGTCAGTCCACCAAGCCCGGGCTCTTTGATGAAAAAGAGTATGACTACAGCTTTGACGATTACGTATTAAGAGATTTACCGGCAGCGATTAACTTTGTGTCTTCTCGTTCTGAGACAGGCCAGGTTCATTGGATGGGTCACAGCATGGGCAGTATGGTCATGTACGCCTACCTGCAACGCGTTGGGCAGGAGAAGATTCGCTCGGTGACTGCGGTCGGTTCCCCTCCTAAGCTCTTTGAAGGCAATGAAAGCTTGGGCCGAAGCATCGGGCTCTTTCCGGTGGTAGATTGGTTCTACGACGAGCTTCCATCAGGTCTTTTGGTTAAAACCGTTGCACCCTTAGCCTACCCCGGTGTGATAGCGCCCCAGCACGTGCTTTGGAACTACGATAATCTGGACCCGGTTGTTGCTCGTCAAACAGGTGCGCACGCAGTGGATAACTTGTCTTCTAAGGTCGTACGGCAATTGGTTAAGGGCGCCGCAGACGGTTACCTCTCGTCAGAAGATGGTCACCATAATTACACCGACGGAATGAAGAAAATTGAAGTACCGATTTTCTTCGTGGTGGGTGGACTCGACCAAATGGCGCCGCCGGCGGTTATGGTTGAAGCGTTTCGAAAAGTGCAATCAAAAGATAAACGCATTGAAATACTCAGTCGAGCCAACGGCTATGCCCATGACTACGGTCATGTGGATTTAGTTCTCGGTAAAACAGCACCTAGAGAAGTTTTTCCACTTTTGGAACAATGGCTCATGCAGCATGAAGGCTAACATTATTTCAGGCGTCGTTTGCCTGATTCTCTTGGGACTCATGGGCTGCTCAGGCTTAAAGACGATTGAGCCGGTTGCCTATCAAGTGTCTACGAGCAGTCTGAGCGTAGACTTGGAAGTTGCAGCTAAGCTTACAAATCCGGAACAACCTGTTCTTTATGGCTATCCTGTTTATGAACCGGCGGCAGTTGTCGTTCTGGTGCACGGGCTTGGAACGAATGCAGCAATTTGGGATTTACCACATACTGCAAAGCTTGCGCGAAGAATTTGGCGGGCTGGTTATTCGGTCTACACCATCGACTTAAATTTTTCATCGGCTCAAGATTCATTGGCCCAAACACGCAAGGGGTTGCGGCAGGCTATAAAAGCCATTGCTCGGCGACATCGCGGAAAAAAGATATTGGGGATAGGGCATGATATCGGGGGGACGCTCCTCTATCAGATGATCTACCAGGAGAAGGAAGCGACACTCGACGGGCTCATCGCTATGGGGGCGCCAATCGGCTTTGGTGGTTACAGTAAGGCGGTCAAGAAACTCTTACTCGCTGGCCAGAAAGTTCCAGCCGTTACTTGGCCGATGCTTGATAGACAGGATTTAAAGCAGCCTGGTGGTTTCGATATACGTGTTTCAGAGTTGCTCCTAAGCTCGAGCCTACCAGAGAAAACGCGCTTCGCATTTTATGAAAATGCATTATCAAAAATGCCAGCTTCACTCCTCAACGAAATTCAGACACTTGGCAAAGGACAACCGGTACCGGTTTTAGATCCATTAATGGCTAAGTTATCGCTGAAAAATAGAGTGCCAATTCTTGCTCTTATGGCGCCATCGGATGGCCTCTCACCTCCGTGGCAATGCGACCCTAAAGTATTCGGTTTTGACCAAAATGGTATCGAAACGGTTTATCTAACTCGGGCCAACGGTGAGTCTATTGAGTACAACCACCTGGATATGCTTCTGCATCCGCTTGCTAGCCGAGAAGTATTTCCTTTGGTGATGACCTGGTTGGCAGACCAGATTGATTAGTGGTCTTAAGGCGTTTGGCCGATAGATTTCAAAAGTGCCTGAAACCAATCACACTCAGTATCGAATGGCTTACCACCTTTGATTCGCTCAAATTCGATGGGGCGCATGGTTTGGTCATGGTCCTCATCGTGACCGATAACACCCTCAACGCCATCGAGTGCCGAGCGAACGGCCATCTCAGCGCAGCTGTGTATCAAGGCAATGTCTGCCGCGTTTGAGGGAGCACTGCGTGCGTAGTAGCCGCTTTTTTGAACAAGTACTTTCTCCGCGCCGATTCGCTCTGCAAATTGTTTACCGAACCATTGTCCAGGGTTCACCTGGTCGAGTTTGACATGTCCAAATGCGTCCCTGGGCACGTCTTCTCCGCGCGACTCCATTTCGTCGATGATGCTTTGGACACCGGCGCCTTCACTTAGAAAGATATTGACGCAGTCGTGTTCATCCATCACTGCCCGCAGGCGTTCAGACTCGGCTTGGAGATCGATGCTCATTTCCGGCACATAAACAGCATGAACGTCTTTTCGTTTCTGGTAGAGACCAAGCTCATCCATAAATGACTGACCCTCTAGAGCTTGCCGGTAA from Deltaproteobacteria bacterium includes these protein-coding regions:
- a CDS encoding alpha/beta fold hydrolase gives rise to the protein MKANIISGVVCLILLGLMGCSGLKTIEPVAYQVSTSSLSVDLEVAAKLTNPEQPVLYGYPVYEPAAVVVLVHGLGTNAAIWDLPHTAKLARRIWRAGYSVYTIDLNFSSAQDSLAQTRKGLRQAIKAIARRHRGKKILGIGHDIGGTLLYQMIYQEKEATLDGLIAMGAPIGFGGYSKAVKKLLLAGQKVPAVTWPMLDRQDLKQPGGFDIRVSELLLSSSLPEKTRFAFYENALSKMPASLLNEIQTLGKGQPVPVLDPLMAKLSLKNRVPILALMAPSDGLSPPWQCDPKVFGFDQNGIETVYLTRANGESIEYNHLDMLLHPLASREVFPLVMTWLADQID
- a CDS encoding alpha/beta fold hydrolase, whose product is MKRFSILRYLWLTSIVLGVSGCAHWVYPVTERSTEVFHIETSDGWSIAIHHYAPRGSTKQSTPVLLCHGISSNKYNWDLNDEYSFPDYIASKGFDTYVVELRGSGQSTKPGLFDEKEYDYSFDDYVLRDLPAAINFVSSRSETGQVHWMGHSMGSMVMYAYLQRVGQEKIRSVTAVGSPPKLFEGNESLGRSIGLFPVVDWFYDELPSGLLVKTVAPLAYPGVIAPQHVLWNYDNLDPVVARQTGAHAVDNLSSKVVRQLVKGAADGYLSSEDGHHNYTDGMKKIEVPIFFVVGGLDQMAPPAVMVEAFRKVQSKDKRIEILSRANGYAHDYGHVDLVLGKTAPREVFPLLEQWLMQHEG